The Streptomyces cynarae genome contains a region encoding:
- a CDS encoding VIT1/CCC1 transporter family protein produces MAIIETEATLHEAHRDNHTHRDVNGGWLRPAVFGAMDGLVSNLALMTGVAGGSVSQQTIIITGLAGLAAGAFSMAAGEYTSVASQRELVEAELDVERRELRRHPEDEEEELAALYEARGVEPALAREVAKQLSRDPEQALEIHAREELGIDPGDLPSPLVAAVSSFGSFALGALLPLLPYLLGAHALWPAVLLALLGLFACGAVVAKVTARSWWYSGLRQLALGGAAAGVTYVLGTLFGTAVR; encoded by the coding sequence ATGGCCATCATCGAGACCGAGGCGACGCTGCACGAGGCGCACCGGGACAACCACACCCACCGGGATGTCAACGGTGGCTGGCTGCGCCCGGCCGTGTTCGGCGCGATGGACGGGCTGGTGTCCAACCTGGCCCTGATGACCGGTGTCGCCGGCGGGTCCGTCAGCCAGCAGACCATCATCATCACGGGCCTCGCGGGCCTGGCCGCCGGGGCCTTCTCCATGGCCGCGGGCGAGTACACCTCCGTCGCCTCCCAGCGCGAGCTGGTCGAGGCCGAGCTCGACGTCGAGCGGCGGGAGCTGCGGAGGCACCCGGAGGACGAGGAGGAGGAGCTGGCGGCGCTGTACGAGGCGCGCGGCGTCGAGCCCGCGCTGGCCCGCGAGGTCGCCAAGCAGCTCTCCCGCGACCCCGAGCAGGCCTTGGAGATACACGCCCGCGAGGAGCTCGGCATCGACCCGGGCGACCTGCCCTCCCCGCTGGTGGCCGCCGTCTCCAGCTTCGGATCCTTCGCGCTCGGCGCCCTGCTGCCCCTTCTGCCCTACCTGCTCGGTGCCCACGCCCTGTGGCCCGCCGTCCTTCTCGCACTCCTCGGCCTCTTCGCCTGCGGTGCCGTCGTGGCCAAGGTGACCGCACGCAGCTGGTGGTACAGCGGCCTCCGGCAGCTCGCCCTCGGTGGTGCCGCGGCGGGTGTGACGTACGTCCTGGGCACTTTGTTCGGTACGGCCGTACGATAG